A single window of Verrucomicrobiia bacterium DNA harbors:
- a CDS encoding UDP-N-acetylglucosamine 1-carboxyvinyltransferase (adds enolpyruvyl to UDP-N-acetylglucosamine as a component of cell wall formation; gram-positive bacteria have 2 copies of MurA which are active), translated as MDKIVITGGRKLKGEVEISGAKNSALPIMAAALLGEGESIIENVPDLRDIHTMIKLLRALGAKAMYDNGNVRINAGKNLKSLAPYKLVSTMRASVCVLGPLLARTGHAEVSLPGGCVIGPRPIDLHLKGLEALGTKIDIQHGYVNATAVKKLKGADIYLGGSFGSSVLATANVVMAAVLAKGKTCIENAACEPEIVDLMKFLKKMGAKISGEGSP; from the coding sequence ATGGATAAAATCGTCATTACGGGCGGCCGCAAGCTGAAGGGCGAAGTCGAAATTTCCGGCGCGAAAAATTCCGCGCTTCCCATCATGGCGGCCGCGCTTCTCGGCGAAGGCGAATCCATTATCGAGAACGTTCCGGACCTGCGCGACATCCATACGATGATCAAGCTGCTTCGCGCGCTGGGCGCGAAAGCCATGTACGACAATGGCAATGTGCGGATCAACGCGGGAAAGAACCTGAAGTCGCTCGCGCCGTACAAGCTCGTCAGCACCATGCGCGCTTCGGTCTGCGTGCTGGGCCCGCTGCTCGCGCGCACGGGCCACGCGGAAGTGTCGCTGCCCGGCGGATGCGTGATCGGGCCGCGCCCCATCGACCTTCATTTGAAGGGGCTCGAAGCGCTGGGCACGAAGATCGACATCCAGCACGGGTACGTCAACGCGACGGCCGTGAAAAAGTTAAAAGGTGCCGACATTTATCTCGGCGGCTCGTTCGGGTCGTCGGTGCTGGCCACGGCGAACGTGGTGATGGCCGCGGTCCTGGCCAAGGGCAAGACGTGCATCGAAAATGCGGCGTGCGAACCCGAGATCGTGGACCTGATGAAGTTCCTGAAAAAAATGGGCGCCAAGATTTCGGGCGAAGGCTCCCC